The window aaaataaaaatatgaaggcCAAGACCAAAACAAGTGTATTTTATGAAACCAAATACTTATTTAAACCACTTAGAAATAGCTCAACTTTACCCATGGCCTGAAATTCACAGCGTCCCATGAAATTAAGGACAAGCTCCTAGTATGGAACTTTTTGGCAACATTAGAACAGGAGGATCCCAAGCGTATGAGAAAACAACCGAATCAAAACCCCGCAAGAGTCTGCCATTGATTAAGAGGCACACGCCCGATTTCACAGAGACGATAGAACTATCAATAATCTCAGCACTCTGAAAACCTTGGCAAGACAATTGAATTTGGCTTTGTGCACAAGAACAGTTGTTGGTCACAGTCACCTTCCACTCTGGCTTCCCCTGTATTTCCTTCCCAGTTCTTGTTGTCCCAATATTGATGTTGTTCAGCGAACAATCACATGATCCTGGAATTTAAtttcttagtatttttttattccaaTAAGTAAAAGTAGAACGGTCTCAAGTCATATAACAGGTGAAGGAGCTGATTACACAGCATATTCAACGAgtataacaaaggaaaaattaagtacaaaatatttATTGTCCGAAAACTAGAAGAAagttggaaaaaagaaaaaagagaaggcaTGAAGCGAGATTTTTTTGAGGAATCATGAGCATACCTTTGATGATAAGGGTTAGGAGCGACAAGGAAAGAAAACAATTCACGATTGTTGTTGCCATTGGTTTTTTGATAACTGACCCTCAGGCCTTATGGCTTTGATTATCTAGTTAAATACTGAAGTGGCCACATAGTCCTGGGGCCTAGCCAATAATAATAGTTGACATGAGTGAACCTTCTTTTTAAGTTCCTTGTGCGTGCGAGTAATCACGTCATTTTTtggtaacaaattatttttgactaacccaagAAAACCTCAAATAGAGATTGCATAGTAATTTTGTTTTGGTCAAACCTTCAAAAATACCTTCTATCACTAATTATTAAATCCCTCAGAGAATTATTCTATAAATTTCTTAATGACCaaactatattttaaaatataataaaaataattcaaaaatacattttttatgGATAACAAATAACTTATATAtttaacaaattatttatatatttgatatgaaatttataaaaatatttgaataattatttaaaaaatatatgccaaaaacaaaactaaaaatatatatctatttttttaaatatttttggacatttaaaa is drawn from Arachis hypogaea cultivar Tifrunner chromosome 12, arahy.Tifrunner.gnm2.J5K5, whole genome shotgun sequence and contains these coding sequences:
- the LOC112727437 gene encoding uncharacterized protein, which produces MATTIVNCFLSLSLLTLIIKGSCDCSLNNINIGTTRTGKEIQGKPEWKVTVTNNCSCAQSQIQLSCQGFQSAEIIDSSIVSVKSGVCLLINGRLLRGFDSVVFSYAWDPPVLMLPKSSILGACP